The Candidatus Zixiibacteriota bacterium nucleotide sequence GCCTGTTTTCAGCTGTCGCGCGGTGTATCCACTTCATGTTAATAGTATTTGGTGCCGTGCAGGTGTCCACACCTGCGCGGTAAAAATGGGTTTGTTTCCTCAGATTAACGTTTTGGGTCATATCAAACCGATGGTGATTACGACAGGCAAAAGCCTGTTTTCGGCTGTCGCGCGGCGTTCCTGCCTCTTGCGAAAAATATAGACTGGCGATTCGGGCTCGTCGCGGCGAGCCCATACAAGTATATTTTGCTCTAATGGATTGATAATCATCTTACATATGCGGATGAATTCTGAAATAGTGGGGATTGTGTGGGATAATTGTAAATGCTGTATGCGGGAACCCATCCGAAAACGCTACGCTTTTTTCGGATGGGCCCCCGATCGTGGCGATAGATGATTTATGCTAGTTATCTTTTCCCAAGTCTGAAGACTTGGGGCACCCTGGCTTAATTGCAACCAACTCAATAGTGCAAAATAATTTTGGCTTTGTCATCTCCGTTTAAGGGGCCGGAAGTCGCGATTCCAATTTTTTGAACTCCCGTCGCCTCGATTCGCAAACCGATATGGGTAGCGCTGCTATCAAGTGCCGCATTTATAAATTCTGTCATTGGGATCATTATCGTCATTCCGGAGTCAACATCTTCCACATGTCGCGAATATATGAGCGAGCCATAATCCCAATCCGATATATTAGCGATTCCGTCGCCGGCAAATCCCCAGAACTCAAAATAGGCAGAATCATACTGTGTGGTAGATTCTGAAATAATTATTAACCCAATAGCATCTAATACTTCGTCGTGAACGATCTCATCCAAGGGAAATTCAATAACGGCTCGATCTGTAAGCAGGCCGTTTTCTCCGGTTTGGAGTAACCGTCCCGGGGGGCCTCCACCTAATAATTCATCCCCGATTCCGTCGCCGTCAACGTCACGAACCGTGAATTCGATATCGGGGTAAATCAATAGCGGCGTGGTGCCGGTTGTGAATGACCAGGCATAGGGTACGCCCATCTGCACACCGTCTACAGCTCTTACACCGGGATCGACGCGAGCGGTATAAATCGAGTGTCCAGCCAGCCGTTCGAGGGGAGTGAGCGTCGCCGTTGAATCGCCGTCGAATGACACAGTTGCGTTCACCAAACCGCGCGGACCTTCAAGAGTAAACGATCCGGCAGAGATACTTGCAGGATCCATCGTTTTATCGAAGGTAACGGTCAAGACAGTATCTGTCGGAATATCAATATCGCTTTCAAGCGGGTAGGTCTCAACGACACCCGGTGCAACCCCGGGTTCCGGGCAAGTACCACAATCATCTGAACAATTCGCAGCAAACAACATTAGCATAAATAAGCCGATGATTCTAAGAGTTTTCGTAATCATCATTCGCATTACCACCTTTCTCGTTTAGAGCGAGATGAAAATTCGCATCTCGCCCATTGGGTGGATTAAAACAATTCATTGATAGTATTAATTATGGCACGATTATAAGCCAATGGCAACTTAATTAATTCGAATCAGTTATTGTATAAATTTACACTTAATCATTAAGGGTTCGCTTTCTATAGAAATAGCTGTTTAAGAGGAGTTGTAATGATGGTGAAATATTAGAGGATACGATATAGAATATATTTCATCGTTAGTAATCACCATCAAACTTGCAGCGGATAACTAAAAAGGACAAAACGAATCCAATTCTCTGTAAGCTAAATAGGGATATAAGCTAATAAGGAATTTTGGGAAATAAAATGTGGATAACTTTTATGGATTCCGACCTGTCAGGTGATCGGCAGTTGATGAGATAAATTTGATAACGAACCTCGCTGTACAACATTAGAATAATTATGTACCTTAAGGTACGATTACATTAACTGGCGGAATATTCGTAATTGTAAATTATTGTCCCGCATCGAAAATTTGAACATGGACAAATCGGCACAGTAATTGCGTTTGATTCAGCGTATTTTGATTCAGGGGGCGGAGAAAGGATATATAATGCGCGATAATAAAAAATCAA carries:
- a CDS encoding Ig-like domain-containing protein, which produces MMITKTLRIIGLFMLMLFAANCSDDCGTCPEPGVAPGVVETYPLESDIDIPTDTVLTVTFDKTMDPASISAGSFTLEGPRGLVNATVSFDGDSTATLTPLERLAGHSIYTARVDPGVRAVDGVQMGVPYAWSFTTGTTPLLIYPDIEFTVRDVDGDGIGDELLGGGPPGRLLQTGENGLLTDRAVIEFPLDEIVHDEVLDAIGLIIISESTTQYDSAYFEFWGFAGDGIANISDWDYGSLIYSRHVEDVDSGMTIMIPMTEFINAALDSSATHIGLRIEATGVQKIGIATSGPLNGDDKAKIILHY